GCGAGAGCCGCGACTGCCGACAGGGTGCGCTGGGGGAGACGCAACGTCCACCTCCGGAAGAGCCGCGGCGTTAGCGGGATCTTGGTCTCAGCGCACGCTCAGGTCAATGGTTGTCCGGAAGTGGTCAGCCCGCTTGTCGGACGAGGTCGGGCCGTGGGACCGCAGGACGACGGGCGCGCCCAGCGCGTCCTCGATCGTCGCCACCGGGTCGCCGAGCGGGGTGTACACCGGGCGCGCCGCCAGCAGGCGGCGGGTGAGGGCGGCCTGGCGGTCCAGGTCGGGCGGTCCCGCCTCCAGGCGCCCGACCCGTTCGCCGTCCATCTCGTAGGAATGGCAGACACGCAGGTCTGGACGTGCCCCCGCTACGTCCAGGTGCGTGACCGCCAGGCCGTCCACGCCGCCCGTCACCTCCAGCGCGTACCGGAGCGCCACGGCGTCGAGGTGGCCGACCCGGAACGCGCCCTGCCAGCGTCCCGTGCCGTTGTGCGGGTCGGGGAGGTCCGCGGTCAGCGCCGGGTCCTCGGTGACGAACGGTCCGGGGCCGTGGCGCGTCGCGTACGCGCGCAGCACCCCGAGCCGCGCCGCGGACGCGCCCGCCTCGGCCAGCAGGGTCTCGGCGTTGGCGGACGTCGTCGTCGACCACGTCGTGTACGGGTGGAACCCGTGCCATTCGTCCAGCAGAACGCCCTGGGCGCCCTCGAACACGACGTTCCCGGCGCGGAGCAGGGCGTGCAGGTGCCCGGCGCCGACGATCCGCACCCGCTCGGCGAACGCGGTGAACGCCTCGGCGCACGCGTCGGCGCCGGGGACGTCCTCACCGCCGGGGAACGCGTCCCGGTACCAGTCGCGGACGGCGGCGAGCCGGCGCCGCAGCCGAGCGGGCGACAGGCAGTCGGCCGCCCGCGGCGCGTCGTCGTGCGCCAGGGCGTAGGACGCGGTCTCGCCGATGCCCATCCCGCACGACCCGTGCCGGGCCGCGCCGCGCGCCGACTCCCGCGCGCGGTTGGCGGCCCGGTGGTAGGGCGTCGTGAGCAGCGCCTCCCCGTCGACGGTGAGCCGGTCGAGCGCGTCGGGGACGCCCAGCGCGCGCAGGTGGTCGGCCTCGGCCGCGAGCGCCAGCGGGTCGATGAGCACGAACCGCGACAGGTGCGTCCGGACCCCCGGCGTGAACGTGCCCGAGCCGAACTGGGCGAACGTGTGGTGCCGCCCGTCCGGCGCGACGACGTTGTGCGCGGCCTGCGCGCCGCCGTTGAACCGCACGACCACCTCTGCCGCACCGGCGCGGCAGAG
The sequence above is a segment of the Actinomadura coerulea genome. Coding sequences within it:
- a CDS encoding adenylosuccinate synthetase; this translates as MGHVIVVDLGFGDAGKGTVVDHLCRAGAAEVVVRFNGGAQAAHNVVAPDGRHHTFAQFGSGTFTPGVRTHLSRFVLIDPLALAAEADHLRALGVPDALDRLTVDGEALLTTPYHRAANRARESARGAARHGSCGMGIGETASYALAHDDAPRAADCLSPARLRRRLAAVRDWYRDAFPGGEDVPGADACAEAFTAFAERVRIVGAGHLHALLRAGNVVFEGAQGVLLDEWHGFHPYTTWSTTTSANAETLLAEAGASAARLGVLRAYATRHGPGPFVTEDPALTADLPDPHNGTGRWQGAFRVGHLDAVALRYALEVTGGVDGLAVTHLDVAGARPDLRVCHSYEMDGERVGRLEAGPPDLDRQAALTRRLLAARPVYTPLGDPVATIEDALGAPVVLRSHGPTSSDKRADHFRTTIDLSVR